In the genome of Lynx canadensis isolate LIC74 chromosome F1, mLynCan4.pri.v2, whole genome shotgun sequence, one region contains:
- the SPATA45 gene encoding spermatogenesis-associated protein 45 — protein MTSKNRTNEIIKKLKASKKHLLEEMNEKRDSNCFVERSNQVSLLRVQKRHFSGAYQSFTHTQIKEPVPDSGRSSWVTLSLLVHTEKKHFPAKSKLLCMVGFHPQLTGGIYK, from the coding sequence ATGACCTCTAAAAACAGAACcaatgaaatcattaaaaaacttaaagctAGCAAAAAACATCTCCTGGAGGAGATGAACGAAAAGCGTGACTCCAACTGCTTTGTGGAAAGAAGCAATCAAGTCAGTTTATTGAGAGTTCAAAAGAGGCATTTCAGTGGTGCCTACCAGTCCTTTACTCACACCCAAATCAAAGAACCCGTTCCTGACAGTGGCAGGAGCTCCTGGGTCACACTGAGTCTCCTGGTTCACACCGAGAAAAAGCACTTTCCTGCAAAAAGTAAGTTGTTATGTATGGTAGGATTCCATCCCCAACTGACAGGAGGGatttataaataa